A window from Toxoplasma gondii ME49 chromosome IX, whole genome shotgun sequence encodes these proteins:
- a CDS encoding hypothetical protein (encoded by transcript TGME49_306250) → MPRYSSPGTCPPGSSSASSTSSSSSTDADSRFVPLSAVYERLRRLGERLHRQGGGSKKKGAGLGLWLTSKSFPVSSICPAGVVVLVYFKGKQWSSTGVHVSHSFCSHVDQSMRGSAQRPINPMEEPEPRDVAAERGSACKSPVAASSPLASRDLPLPSSETVAVPSPCSSRSPRPVLVVTVEEALFFLAGKNPHATGSSLVIFDSQTARQVHALDLLLALLKGRLPAATPRPSTAVQRFRERNARAGNEQSGCSCDRLAHLENATEDSVSPRRLPKLRGAQDESTQQNVGMMVERTLLGEGRLTGEPCITRREDRVRSTYREEVGTPPPPGFADQSHFTYQELQVYLQLKGLGLPIRNRHSSELAAAVRLCPIVVSSRFLSPSFPELCSPVDEISNFPTMSTLRSHSSSSGTEAGNSGQGEEERIHRTPGLAVHPEASPRSPWVILLERRHKRRTEFDEYPSPAGARAGSSPSRLPGLCLAMEEEDFSLSEVSVASDTGNDSCSHTLTDSDCGSEGEGVAPDLEELSISLAGPNKPNARHKSAGKSTPRQDGEDTMPATNRLPVLPVSPEATAAHVLLPHFGVLRAFGVTVGSALSVTRSQRDTREQKCDSGRDYGASFTAPSSGGRFEEKSPSIRNKHSQIKNSRRSKIPKKCQPEVAQFREWRGIEHREVDSSAGGSGKEDEDDSELPDGGPHRKKKLCKIESKTNIGALVQETLQKDVPSLPLLVAPTSLDGGVTFLTAQQVMVL, encoded by the coding sequence ATGCCCAGGTACAGCTCTCCGGGAACTTGCCCACCGGGTTCGTCAtccgcttcttccacttcgtcttcctcctctacAGATGCCGACTCCAGGTTTGTGCCGCTGTCAGCAGTTTACGAACGGCTCAGGCGACTAGGCGAACGCCTGCATCGTCAAGGAGGAGGTTCCAAGAAAAAAGGCGCAGGTCTTGGCCTTTGGCTGACGTCTAAgtcgtttcctgtctcctccattTGTCCAGCGGGTGTTGTTGTCTTAGTCTACTTCAAAGGCAAACAATGGAGCAGCACCGGCGTGCATGTCTCTcattctttctgctctcacGTGGATCAATCAATGAGAGGTAGTGCCCAGAGGCCTATCAATCCGATGGAGGAACCAGAGCCTAGAGATGTTGCTGCAGAAAGAGGCTCCGCTTGCAAGTCCCCTGTGGCTGCCTCTTCCCCACTGGCATCCCGCGATTTGCCACTGCCTTCGTCAGAAACGGTGGCAGTTCCTTCCCCgtgttcttctcgctctccgcgGCCTGTACTAGTCGTGACCGTGGAAGAGGCACTCTTCTTCCTAGCAGGGAAGAACCCACATGCGACAGGGTCTTCCTTAGTCATTTTTGACTCTCAGACGGCTCGGCAAGTGCACGCTTtggatcttcttctcgctctcctcaaAGGGCGGCTTCCTGCTGCCACACCTCGACCGAGCACCGCAGTACAGCGTttccgagaaagaaacgcgcgagCAGGAAATGAACAGAGCGGCTGCTCCTGTGATCGACTGGCTCATCTGGAAAACGCTACAGAGGACTCAGTGTCTCCCCGAAGGTTACCAAAACTGAGGGGCGCACAGGATGAGTCTACACAACAGAATGTAGGAATGATGGTGGAACGAACACTGCTTGGTGAGGGGAGATTGACCGGAGAGCCGTGCATCACTCGACGAGAAGACCGGGTCCGTTCTACCTATCGTGAAGAAGTGGggacgcctcctcctcctggGTTTGCAGATCAGTCACATTTCACGTATCAAGAGCTGCAGGTGTACTTACAACTTAAGGGTCTAGGACTGCCGATCAGAAATCGCCACAGCTCCGAGCTTGCAGCTGCAGTTCGACTCTGCCCGATTGTAGTTTCTTCAcgattcctctctccttcttttccggAGCTATGCTCTCCGGTTGACGAGATTTCTAACTTCCCGACCATGTCCACGTTGAGATCTCATAGCTCGTCATCAGGAACTGAAGCCGGTAATTCCGGtcaaggcgaagaggaacgcATACACCGGACTCCAGGTTTGGCGGTTCACCCCGAGGCCTCTCCCCGGTCGCCGTGGGTGATCCTGCTTGAAAGGAGGCACAAACGAAGGACGGAATTCGATGAATATCCTTCGCCAGCGGGTGCACGCGCTGGCTCTTCGCCCTCCAGGCTTCCAGGACTCTGTCTTGCCATGGAAGAGGAGGATTTTAGTCTCTCCGAAGTCAGCGTGGCGAGTGACACAGGTAACGATAGCTGCAGTCACACGTTGACAGATAGTGATTGTGGTAGTGAAGGCGAAGGTGTTGCACCGGACTTGGAAGAATTATCCATAAGTCTCGCCGGGCCAAATAAGCCAAACGCCAGACACAAAAGTGCAGGAAAATCAACGCCACGTCAAGATGGTGAAGACACGATGCCCGCCACAAATCGGCTTCCTGTTCTCCCAGTCAGTCCCGAAGCAACTGCGGCACACGTTCTGCTTCCCCATTTTGGTGTTCTGCGTGCGTTTGGGGTGACAGTGGGTTCAGCTCTTTCCGTTACAAGAAGTCAGAGGGACACTAGGGAACAGAAGTGTGACAGCGGACGTGATTACGGAGCTTCTTTCACGGCTCCATCCAGTGGTGGGAGATTCGAGGAAAAGTCGCCCAGCATACGGAATAAGCACTCTCAAATAAAGAACTCACGGAGGTCGAAAATTCCAAAAAAATGTCAGCCTGAAGTCGCGCAATTCAGAGAATGGAGGGGCATAGAACATCGTGAAGTCGATAGTTCAGCTGGCGGGAGTggaaaagaggacgaagatgaCAGCGAACTGCCGGATGGCGGCCCACataggaagaagaaactaTGCAAGATAGAGTCAAAGACAAATATAGGCGCATTGGTACAGGAGACACTGCAGAAGGACGTGCCATCGCTACCGTTGTTGGTGGCCCCCACGTCTCTTGATGGCGGCGTCACATTCCTCACCGCGCAGCAAGTGATGGTCCTCTGA
- a CDS encoding hypothetical protein (encoded by transcript TGME49_306260~Signal peptide predicted by SignalP 2.0 HMM (probability 0.927) with cleavage site probability 0.360 at residue 47~Predicted trans-membrane domain (TMHMM2.0):27-47), with translation MTHSRLGTLKPPFFHPNSLTWMFRFRHLLLSFVLAVVLAFVSPSSWGRHGWPSRFRKASSNLALLAFLLFLVSGEKEGRIRLCVSGALSQSACKHPSTFLTLKSLKPLFKRTSCTAHCLPLNSLSSAHCLSHGSPSSRTPAYANVPSVSLLRESRERVPGFSVHLQSGSFRGGHPHGYWFTRKCQVTSCSRIQAQRSSRFSAIAHGSSPSSTLPSSPRCSSASPTTSQSLPASLGSTLDLRRQGVAVTAGPVSCERTELESTEECHNPSDDFVGLHGIIACGGVGSRFGADIPKQFVSLFQGQTAAQISFQKLRRHLMRYGASSSAGTERRQSRRETEERDEVVPRPKKRAQSFLVAVVDRERRTAVIKRPADDDEERELYEVPCSQTAETCTVNEQCIDDFHDHDKVQGNTSRGGSNLQRRRQVDILFAPVGSERCESVWHGVKCLCYSLLATETMRKPRENSTPQRKADTNPSPQPGKLDEERCTYGQSTARPRSLCRALTSLRRSVVSVIRSILHYVSQGNSYVASNKRQTTCSGASQNEDGQQSGQVEETIQVAAAQADEARHLLRRLAALNCDKDLVMIHDAARPCVREEDLENVTADAERFGAALLAVPAVSSVKLATADRRDCPPPTSSCFVNEANATRRKDQTRANRAIPTDHEHVFVQRTVPRHLLWEAQTPQVVRLDLLLRGYCAFWTQLATKSHRKQKELQNAMRYQSHATANCTHHEATNDEQIGVESRLPSRVNVTQESPAEMPTVTDDTGLLEYLWSDGKAVDIHPESDCSSNYARSSFAAGHTRGQEVVKVKVRRGDSTNIKITFPSDYTLAQLILQEQNRERPVQSK, from the exons ATGACTCACTCCCGTCTGGGCACTTTGAAGCCCCCCTTTTTCCATCCTAACAGTCTGACGTGGATGTTCAGGTTTCGGCACCTCCTGCTCAGTTTCGTTCTGGCTGTCGTCCTTGCCTTTgtttccccgtcttcttgGGGGAGACACGGGTGGCCGTCTCGGTTTCGAAAGGCGTCGTCCAATCTTGCTCTGCTGGCTTTCTTgttgtttcttgtctctggcgagaaggagggaaggattcgcctctgtgtctctggtGCGTTATCgcagagtgcatgcaaacaccCGTCCACATTCCTAACACTCAAGAGCCTCAAGCCTCTCTTCAAACGCACGTCCTGTACTGCTCATTGTCTTCCACTGAATTCACTTTCTAGTGCTCACTGTCTTTCTCATGGCTCACCTTCGTCCCGAACCCCCGCATACGCGAATGTGccgtccgtttctctcttaCGAGAATCACGGGAGAGGGTTCCCGGCTTCAGCGTCCATCTGCAGAGCGGCAGTTTCCGTGGAGGTCATCCGCACGGTTATTGGTTTACCAGAAAGTGCCAGGTTACTTCCTGTAGTAGAATACAGGCACAACGGAGCTCAAGGTTCTCAGCCATAGCGCACGGGAGCTCTCCTAGCAGCACCCTTCCCAGTTCTCCACGATGCTCAAGCGCTTCACCTACCACCTCGCAATCGCTTCCAGCCTCCTTAGGCTCCACCCTGGACCTGCGTAGGCAGGGTGTGGCTGTAACGGCTGGCCCTGTATCATGTGAACGGACGGAGCTCGAAAGTACCGAAGAGTGCCATAATCCGTCTGACGACTTTGTCGGTCTCCACGGAATCATAGCCTGTGGCGGCGTCGGGTCACGGTTCGGAGCAGACATTCCGAAACAGTTTGTGTCACTCTTCCAAGGCCAAACAGCTGCTCAGATTTCCTTTCAAAAGCTCCGGAGGCACCTGATGCGATACGGGGCAAGCTCGTCAGCGGGAACCGAACGAAGACAGAgtcgacgagagacagaggagagggacGAGGTAGTCCCcaggccgaagaagagagcacaGAGCTTCTTGGTGGCGGTTGTCGATCGGGAGAGACGTACGGCAGTGATCAAGAGGCCTgctgacgacgacgaagagcgcgagCTCTACGAGGTGCCCTGTAGCCAAACTGCTGAAACCTGCACAGTCAACGAGCAGTGCATCGacgacttccatgaccatGACAAAGTTCAAGGAAACACCTCCAGAGGAGGGAGCAATTTGcaaaggaggagacaagtGGACATTCTGTTTGCGCCTGTTGGCTCTGAGAGGTGTGAGTCGGTATGGCATGGGGTGAAGTGTCTCTGCTACTCCCTGCTCGCAACGGAGACAATGCGAAAACCCCGAGAGAATTCAACGccacagagaaaggcagataCCAACCCAAGTCCACAGCCAGGAAAGCTTGACGAGGAAAGATGCACGTATGGCCAATCGACAGCCAGGCCCCGGTCGCTTTGTCGGGCTCTTACAAGTCTGAGGCGCTCCGTAGTGTCGGTGATCCGGTCGATTCTCCACTACGTCAGCCAGGGCAACAGCTACGTTGCTTCAAATAAAAGACAGACCACGTGCAGCGGTGCAAGTCAGAACGAAGATGGGCAACAGAGCGGACAAGTGGAAGAAACCATCCAGGTGGCGGCTGCCCAGGCGGACGAGGCGCGGCATTTGCTTCGTCGCCTTGCGGCACTAAACTGCGACAAGGATCTCGTCATGATTCATGACGCGGCAAGGCCATGCGTAAGAGAGGAGGACCTTGAGAATGTGACCGCAGACGCTGAGAGGTTTGGCGCGGCTCTTCTCGCGGTCCCGGCTGTTTCATCAGTCAAACTAGCCACCGCAGACCGGCGTGACTGTCCACCCCCCACTTCCTCGTGCTTCGTAAACGAGGCAAATGCCACTCGGCGAAAAGATCAAACGAGAGCAAATCGAGCCATTCCCACTGACCATGAACACGTCTTTGTCCAGCGAACGGTTCCACGTCATCTGCTGTGGGAAGCTCAGACACCACAG GTAGTCCGACTGGACCTTTTGCTGCGGGGATATTGCGCCTTTTGGACGCAACTGGCGACGAAAAGTcacagaaagcagaaggagcTGCAGAATGCAATGCGATATCAGTCGCATGCGACTGCCAATTGCACGCACCATGAGGCTACCAATGACGAACAAATCGGGGTAGAATCGAGATTGCCGAGCCGTGTCAATGTCACGCAGGAGTCGCCAGCTGAAATGCCTACTGTCACAGACGATACAGGGTTGCTCGAATATCTGTGGAGCGACGGAAAAGCAGTCGACATTCATCCAGAGAGTGACTGTTCCAGTAACTACGCCCGCTCTAGTTTCGCGGCAGGACACACAAGAGGCCAGGAGGTAGTGAAAGTTAAAGTGCGAAGGGGTGATTCGACTAACATAAAGATTACGTTCCCCTCCGACTACACCCTTGCACAGTTGATCCTTCAAGAACAAAACCGGGAAAGGCCTGTGCAGAGCAAATAG
- a CDS encoding hypothetical protein (encoded by transcript TGME49_306270~Signal peptide predicted by SignalP 2.0 HMM (probability 0.999) with cleavage site probability 0.495 at residue 26~Predicted trans-membrane domain (TMHMM2.0):6-29), which produces MKAYAYALLFLAVSVFTATCLSPVLGAASVSGRIDLLPPLDSLPEDSFLTIQLSDTTRADAEATVLVSVQQPITNTYNANHAMEYKISLPVEYRGPVTVSAWLNVGWQSTSANRIRRGDYLTTSHYGFTASPEESGHRVDLLLKRYV; this is translated from the coding sequence ATGAAGGCTTATGCATATGCTCTGCTCTTTTTGGCAGTCTCCGTGTTCACGGCGACGTGTCTCTCGCCCGTGCTTGGTGCCGCGTCTGTGAGCGGGAGGATCGATTTGCTCCCGCCTCTAGACTCGCTGCCTGAGGACTCTTTTTTGACTATTCAGTTGTCTGACACCACTCGGGCTGATGCTGAAGCAACTGTGCTCGTGTCCGTCCAGCAGCCAATCACCAACACGTATAATGCTAATCACGCGATGGAGTATAAAATTTCTTTACCGGTGGAGTATCGAGGACCGGTGACTGTGTCGGCGTGGCTAAACGTCGGGTGGCAGTCCACTTCGGCGAATAGGATTCGCCGGGGCGATTATCTGACAACATCCCATTATGGATTTACCGCCTCTCCCGAAGAAAGCGGTCATCGTGTCGATCTTTTGCTGAAGCGTTACGTTTAA
- the MED7 gene encoding mediator complex subunit MED7 (encoded by transcript TGME49_306280~Gene product name based on ToxoDB Community Expert Annotation.), which yields MAANASTIQQQYASGFPPPPFFFLEYGTPAGTVPQFVTEETLSKDSGCLNGAAQPSPSTCELPVQDAACEEASRRRREGLLSAWRWGGRPPPEPVKDFWTAFGTTYSETYHEPTLDSDTLMYVDSEQAVGSAENGDRLDSAVGKQPVDLKDEFKRLYGMYVKESFGLLDVLARGGGEGGQANKWRKIVKLHKNLLHILTRLRTFQAEEEVLERLSRQLEKRVEATESLKRSLIASVSLLEQQLGKGSSKSKVAEPIDGKS from the coding sequence ATGGCTGCTAACGCTTCAACGATCCAGCAACAATACGCCTCTGGCTTCCCGCCGCcgccgttcttctttctggaaTATGGCACCCCTGCAGGGACCGTGCCGCAGTTTGTTACTGAGGAGACACTGAGTAAAGATTCTGGCTGTTTGAATGGAGCAGCACAGCCCAGTCCGTCAACATGTGAACTTCCAGTTCAAGATGCTGCGTGTGAAGAGGCGAGCAGGCGTAGACGGGAGGGCCTGTTGAGCGCCTGGAGGTGGGGAGGTCGACCTCCTCCAGAACCGGTGAAAGACTTTTGGACTGCGTTTGGGACGACATACAGCGAAACGTATCACGAACCCACTCTTGATTCGGATACGCTCATGTATGTCGACAGTGAACAGGCAGTGGGCAGTGCCGAGAATGGAGACCGGTTAGACTCCGCGGTGGGAAAGCAACCAGTTGATTTGAAAGACGAATTCAAACGGCTCTACGGCATGTATGTAAAGGAATCCTTCGGGCTTCTAGACGTGCTTGCACGCGGAGGGGGAGAGGGCGGACAGGCGAATAAATGGAGAAAAATTGTGAAACTTCACAAGAATCTGCTGCACATTCTGACCAGGTTACGCACGTTccaggcagaggaggaagttCTGGAAAGGCTAAGTCGGCAGCTGGAGAAACGCGTAGAAGCAACCGAGAGCCTGAAACGAAGCCTTatcgcttctgtgtctctcctaGAACAGCAACTTGGGAAAGGCTCTTCCAAATCCAAGGTCGCTGAACCTATCGACGGGAAATCTTAA